The proteins below are encoded in one region of Campylobacter helveticus:
- the lepA gene encoding translation elongation factor 4 yields the protein MFMKNIRNFSIIAHIDHGKSTLADRIISECGAISERQMSHQVMDTMDIEKERGITIKAQSVRLEYTLHNQPFILNLIDTPGHVDFSYEVSRSLASCEGALLVVDASQGVEAQTIANVYIALENNLEIIPVINKIDLPSADVEKVKHEIEHIIGIDCKEAICVSAKTGEGIKELIEAIITKIPAPKVDDIAATKALIYDSWFDNYLGALALVRIYEGSIAKNDEILVMSTDKKHLVQDLFYPHPLNPKKTQKLESGEVGVVVLGLKNIGDLQVGDTITLSKNKAKEAIGGFEKAKAFVFAGLYPIETDKFEDLRDALDKLKLNDSSISYEPETSLALGFGFRVGFLGLLHMEVIKERLEREFNLDLIATAPTVTYEIYQTDGELLKIQNPSELPPVNKIEMIKEPYVRATIITPSEFLGNLITLLNHKRGLQVKMDYITQDRVLLEYDVPLNEIVMDFYDKLKSLTKGYASFDYEPIEYREGDLVRLDIKVAGENVDALSIIVPNSKALSKGRELVKAMKEIVPRQLFEVAIQASIGNKIIARENVKSMGKNVTAKCYGGDITRKRKLLEKQKEGKKRMKAIGKVHLPQEAFLSVLKID from the coding sequence TTGTTTATGAAAAATATTAGAAATTTCTCTATTATAGCACATATAGACCACGGAAAAAGCACGCTCGCGGATAGAATTATTAGCGAGTGTGGAGCTATTAGTGAGCGGCAAATGAGTCATCAGGTAATGGATACTATGGATATAGAAAAAGAAAGGGGCATTACCATAAAAGCGCAGTCTGTCAGACTTGAATACACCCTACACAACCAACCTTTTATCCTTAATCTCATCGATACCCCCGGACATGTGGATTTTAGCTATGAGGTGAGTCGTTCTTTGGCGAGTTGTGAGGGGGCTTTACTTGTAGTCGATGCAAGTCAGGGTGTGGAGGCTCAAACCATAGCAAATGTTTATATTGCTTTAGAAAATAATTTAGAAATTATCCCTGTGATTAATAAAATCGACCTCCCTTCCGCTGATGTTGAAAAAGTCAAGCACGAGATAGAGCATATCATAGGCATAGACTGCAAGGAAGCTATTTGTGTAAGTGCAAAGACAGGTGAGGGGATAAAGGAACTTATTGAAGCGATTATTACAAAAATCCCAGCCCCAAAAGTTGATGATATAGCAGCGACTAAGGCGCTCATTTATGATTCTTGGTTTGATAATTATTTAGGTGCTTTGGCTTTGGTGCGAATTTATGAGGGTAGCATAGCCAAAAATGATGAAATTTTGGTGATGAGCACGGACAAAAAGCATTTGGTGCAAGATTTATTTTATCCCCATCCTTTAAACCCTAAAAAAACGCAAAAATTAGAAAGTGGTGAAGTGGGCGTTGTGGTGCTTGGGCTTAAAAATATCGGTGATTTGCAGGTGGGTGATACCATCACTTTAAGTAAAAATAAAGCAAAAGAAGCCATAGGTGGTTTTGAAAAGGCTAAGGCTTTTGTTTTTGCGGGACTTTATCCTATCGAAACGGATAAATTTGAGGATTTAAGAGACGCTCTTGATAAATTAAAACTCAACGATAGCTCCATAAGCTACGAGCCTGAAACTTCTTTAGCGCTTGGTTTTGGCTTTCGTGTGGGTTTTTTGGGACTTTTGCATATGGAAGTCATAAAGGAGCGTTTGGAGCGTGAATTTAATCTTGACTTAATCGCCACAGCACCCACGGTAACTTATGAAATTTATCAAACGGATGGAGAGCTTTTAAAAATCCAAAACCCAAGCGAACTTCCTCCTGTGAATAAAATCGAAATGATAAAAGAACCTTATGTGCGAGCGACCATTATCACACCAAGTGAGTTTTTAGGAAATTTAATCACGCTTTTAAATCATAAAAGAGGCTTACAGGTGAAGATGGACTACATCACGCAGGATAGGGTTTTGTTAGAATACGATGTGCCTTTAAATGAGATTGTGATGGATTTTTACGATAAGCTTAAGAGTTTGACTAAGGGCTATGCAAGTTTTGATTATGAGCCGATTGAGTATAGGGAGGGGGATTTAGTAAGGCTTGACATTAAGGTTGCTGGAGAAAATGTTGATGCTTTAAGCATTATCGTGCCAAATTCTAAGGCTTTAAGCAAGGGTAGAGAGCTTGTCAAAGCGATGAAAGAGATAGTGCCAAGACAGCTTTTTGAGGTGGCGATTCAAGCAAGCATTGGTAATAAAATCATCGCGCGTGAAAATGTGAAATCAATGGGTAAAAATGTAACGGCAAAATGTTACGGCGGCGACATCACACGAAAAAGAAAGCTTTTGGAAAAGCAAAAAGAGGGTAAGAAAAGGATGAAAGCCATAGGAAAGGTGCATTTGCCACAAGAAGCGTTTTTGAGCGTGCTGAAGATTGATTAA
- a CDS encoding DUF305 domain-containing protein → MKKIIFSCLVASILTQMSMANSGVNHNHTSEMKSVHHTSVSNPQIKEVINLMHAPMMEAKFVESGNVNVDFLQNMIPHHEGAILSSKKLIQSKNLNPKLKKIAEDIIVAQEKEIKCFNELLSKGELLNQNLSKEEYQEFVNLEKQNMKEMMQEMGKFSDTNLESAYMQAMIAHHNGAIRSAKQILDITNNDTIKKIANTIISTQESEVKQFEKMLKR, encoded by the coding sequence ATGAAAAAGATTATTTTTTCTTGTCTTGTGGCGAGTATTTTGACGCAGATGAGTATGGCAAATTCTGGTGTTAATCACAATCACACAAGCGAAATGAAAAGCGTTCATCATACTTCGGTATCAAATCCTCAAATTAAAGAAGTTATAAATTTGATGCACGCACCTATGATGGAGGCTAAATTTGTGGAAAGTGGAAATGTTAATGTCGATTTTTTGCAAAATATGATTCCGCATCACGAGGGCGCAATCCTTTCTTCTAAGAAGCTCATTCAAAGTAAGAATTTAAATCCTAAGCTTAAGAAGATTGCAGAAGATATTATTGTCGCGCAAGAAAAAGAGATTAAGTGTTTCAACGAGCTTTTAAGTAAGGGAGAGCTTTTAAATCAAAATTTATCCAAAGAAGAGTATCAAGAATTTGTAAATTTGGAAAAGCAAAATATGAAAGAAATGATGCAGGAAATGGGTAAGTTTAGTGATACGAACTTAGAAAGTGCTTATATGCAGGCGATGATAGCACATCATAATGGGGCGATTAGGTCGGCAAAGCAGATTTTAGACATTACTAATAATGATACAATTAAAAAAATTGCCAATACAATTATATCAACTCAAGAAAGCGAAGTGAAGCAATTTGAAAAAATGCTTAAACGCTAG
- the ychF gene encoding redox-regulated ATPase YchF, whose translation MSLAVGIVGLPNVGKSTTFNALTKAQNAQSANYPFCTIEPNRAMVEVPDERLKELAKIVEPEKILHSLIEFVDIAGLVRGASKGEGLGNKFLSNIRETEVILHIVRCFDDENITHVEGGVNPIRDIEIINTELILADIEQLGKKIEKLNKEARANQKGAKESLELANALLEHLNKGFGANTFKDRESEIYQNLIKELRLLSAKEVIYGANVDEDGINEDNNFVLALKEYAKKNNQEVIKLCAKIEEELVGLSDEESAEFLASLGVKESGLAQIIRTAFSKLGLISYFTAGEIEVRSWTIKKGYKAPKAASVIHNDFEKGFIKAEVISYEDFVKFKGENGAKEAGKLRLEGKDYVVLDGDVMHFRFNV comes from the coding sequence ATGAGTTTGGCAGTTGGCATAGTGGGCTTACCAAATGTAGGAAAATCTACAACTTTCAATGCACTTACTAAAGCACAAAATGCACAAAGTGCAAATTATCCTTTTTGCACCATAGAGCCAAACAGAGCTATGGTTGAAGTACCTGATGAGCGCTTGAAGGAATTGGCTAAAATCGTTGAGCCTGAGAAAATTTTACATTCTTTGATAGAATTTGTCGATATCGCTGGACTTGTGAGGGGTGCGAGCAAGGGAGAGGGCTTAGGAAACAAATTTCTTTCAAATATACGCGAAACAGAGGTTATTTTGCATATTGTGCGTTGTTTTGATGATGAAAATATTACGCATGTTGAAGGTGGGGTGAATCCTATTAGAGACATTGAAATTATTAACACAGAGCTTATTTTAGCAGACATAGAACAACTTGGCAAAAAAATAGAAAAATTAAATAAAGAAGCAAGAGCAAATCAAAAAGGTGCAAAAGAGAGTTTGGAGCTTGCTAATGCTCTTTTAGAGCATTTAAATAAAGGCTTTGGAGCTAATACTTTTAAAGACAGGGAAAGTGAAATTTATCAAAATTTAATTAAAGAATTGAGGCTTTTGAGTGCTAAAGAAGTAATTTATGGTGCAAATGTCGATGAGGATGGCATTAATGAAGATAATAATTTTGTTTTAGCTTTGAAAGAATATGCGAAGAAAAATAATCAAGAAGTGATAAAACTTTGTGCAAAAATAGAAGAAGAGCTTGTGGGTTTAAGCGATGAGGAATCAGCTGAATTTTTAGCTTCTTTGGGTGTTAAAGAAAGTGGCTTAGCTCAAATCATACGCACGGCTTTTTCTAAACTTGGACTTATAAGTTATTTTACGGCTGGGGAGATTGAGGTGCGTTCTTGGACGATAAAAAAGGGCTATAAAGCTCCAAAAGCTGCAAGCGTGATTCATAATGACTTTGAAAAAGGCTTTATAAAAGCCGAAGTGATAAGTTATGAGGATTTTGTCAAATTTAAAGGCGAAAATGGAGCGAAAGAGGCGGGAAAATTGCGTCTTGAGGGTAAAGATTATGTCGTGCTTGATGGTGATGTAATGCATTTTAGGTTTAATGTATAG
- a CDS encoding leucyl aminopeptidase: protein MKIEFMQKNLSAIKADFELIFIQEKNSKQLNAYKDFFKLYNYKGEGICLDGANKRLFVELKSLNYEDIRLAFFNALKSLEKLNVKSVKTKSIVGECVVRSFASMSEGVIFARYCFDRYKSEKQPSHLEKIFFSQEELNAKNFSKEEALIGLHRGEVLANASNFTKDIVNEIPQIYTPLKMAEDAQNLAKTYKSISCKVYDEKFLEKEKMNAFLAVNRASSYPPRLIHLSYKNKNAKKKVVFVGKGLTYDSGGLSLKPADYMLTMKADKSGAAAAMGVIKAVAELNLELEVHCILGVTENMIGGNAYKPDDVLISREGVSIEVRNTDAEGRLVLADCLSFAQDLKPDLLIDMATLTGACVVGLGEFTSGIMGNNENLQNEFYEVSKKSGEYACVLHFNPHLRELIKSKIADVSNTSSSRYGGAVTAGLFLDKFIRKEYKDKWLHLDIAGPAYLEKAWGYQNFGASGAGVRMCVNFLIHLLRKAK, encoded by the coding sequence ATGAAAATAGAATTCATGCAAAAAAATCTTAGTGCGATAAAGGCGGATTTTGAGCTTATTTTTATCCAAGAAAAAAATTCAAAACAATTAAACGCATATAAAGATTTTTTTAAGTTATATAATTACAAAGGTGAGGGAATTTGCTTAGATGGTGCCAACAAAAGGCTTTTTGTCGAACTTAAAAGCCTAAATTATGAAGATATTAGATTGGCTTTTTTTAATGCTTTGAAAAGCCTTGAGAAGCTTAATGTTAAAAGCGTAAAAACGAAAAGCATTGTGGGTGAATGTGTGGTAAGAAGTTTTGCTTCTATGTCCGAGGGCGTGATATTTGCAAGGTATTGTTTTGATAGATATAAGAGTGAAAAGCAACCTAGTCATTTGGAAAAAATTTTCTTTTCTCAAGAAGAGCTAAATGCTAAAAATTTTAGCAAAGAAGAGGCTTTAATAGGACTACATCGCGGTGAAGTTTTGGCAAATGCTAGTAATTTTACTAAGGATATAGTTAATGAAATTCCTCAAATTTATACCCCACTTAAAATGGCTGAAGATGCGCAAAATTTAGCCAAAACTTACAAGAGTATTTCTTGCAAAGTGTATGATGAGAAATTTCTTGAAAAAGAAAAAATGAACGCATTTTTAGCTGTAAATAGGGCTTCTTCGTATCCTCCGCGTCTCATTCATTTAAGCTATAAAAATAAAAATGCCAAAAAGAAAGTTGTTTTTGTCGGTAAGGGGCTGACTTATGATAGTGGTGGGCTTAGTTTAAAACCCGCTGATTATATGCTAACGATGAAAGCGGATAAGAGCGGTGCTGCGGCTGCTATGGGGGTTATTAAGGCTGTTGCAGAGTTAAATTTGGAGCTTGAAGTGCATTGCATTTTAGGAGTGACCGAAAATATGATAGGTGGTAATGCCTACAAGCCTGATGATGTGTTAATTTCTAGAGAGGGTGTAAGCATTGAGGTGAGAAATACTGACGCTGAGGGACGTTTAGTTTTGGCTGATTGTCTTTCTTTTGCACAAGATTTAAAGCCCGATTTACTCATAGATATGGCGACTTTAACGGGTGCTTGTGTGGTAGGACTTGGTGAATTTACAAGTGGCATTATGGGAAATAATGAAAACTTACAAAATGAATTTTACGAAGTGAGTAAAAAGAGTGGAGAATATGCTTGTGTTTTGCATTTTAATCCGCATTTAAGAGAACTGATTAAATCTAAAATCGCCGATGTGAGTAATACAAGCTCAAGTCGCTATGGTGGGGCTGTTACTGCGGGATTGTTTTTAGACAAATTTATAAGAAAAGAATATAAAGATAAATGGCTTCATCTTGATATTGCTGGTCCTGCGTATTTGGAAAAAGCTTGGGGTTATCAAAATTTTGGTGCGAGTGGGGCTGGAGTAAGAATGTGTGTGAATTTTTTAATCCATCTTTTAAGGAAAGCTAAATGA
- a CDS encoding DedA family protein, with protein MKNDFSLEEFIIGIWNDHVETWGYAILFCWSILEGELGLIFAGLAAHDGKMSVALAIFVAGLGGFVGDQIYFYIGRYNKNYIQKKLHSQRRKFAVAHLLLQKFGWPIIFIQRYMYGFRTVIPMSIGITRYSAKKFAFINLISAWVWAAVTILLAWYFGDLIQSFLKWAKEHWYLAAVLIVSFLSLLLFSFKQIERAILKKKEKRDENRIHAKKS; from the coding sequence ATGAAAAACGATTTTTCTTTAGAAGAATTCATTATTGGTATTTGGAATGATCATGTGGAGACTTGGGGTTATGCGATACTTTTTTGTTGGAGCATTTTAGAGGGAGAGCTAGGACTTATCTTTGCGGGGCTTGCCGCACACGATGGAAAAATGAGTGTGGCTTTGGCTATTTTTGTGGCAGGACTTGGTGGCTTTGTGGGAGATCAAATTTATTTTTATATCGGGCGTTATAATAAAAACTATATTCAAAAAAAGCTCCATTCTCAAAGGCGTAAATTTGCAGTAGCACATTTGCTTTTGCAAAAATTTGGTTGGCCTATTATATTTATCCAGCGTTATATGTATGGCTTTAGAACCGTGATACCGATGAGCATAGGTATTACGCGTTATAGTGCGAAGAAATTTGCTTTTATTAATCTTATTAGCGCTTGGGTGTGGGCTGCTGTAACCATACTTTTGGCGTGGTATTTTGGTGATTTAATCCAAAGCTTTTTAAAATGGGCTAAAGAGCATTGGTATTTAGCTGCTGTGCTGATTGTAAGCTTTTTATCCCTTTTGCTTTTTAGTTTTAAGCAAATAGAAAGGGCGATTTTAAAGAAAAAGGAAAAAAGAGATGAAAATAGAATTCATGCAAAAAAATCTTAG
- the apt gene encoding adenine phosphoribosyltransferase, translating to MKELSQKERDFLIQSIRVIPNFPKDGIIFRDITTLLNDTKALSFLLKHLEDRYKDMNLDFIVGTESRGFIFASMICARLNLPFVPIRKPGKLPYKTFTCSYDLEYGSDKVEIHQDAFRGVKNARILLVDDLIATGGTALASYELIKKAGGVCAESCFLINLKDLNGWKKLNALCPVYSVLEF from the coding sequence ATGAAAGAACTTAGTCAAAAAGAAAGAGATTTTCTCATTCAAAGCATTAGAGTTATCCCAAATTTTCCAAAAGATGGAATTATATTTAGGGACATTACGACACTTCTTAATGACACAAAAGCACTTAGCTTTTTACTTAAGCACTTAGAAGATAGATACAAGGATATGAATTTAGATTTTATTGTTGGGACAGAGAGTAGAGGTTTTATTTTTGCCTCTATGATTTGCGCAAGACTCAATTTGCCTTTCGTGCCGATTAGAAAGCCGGGCAAGCTCCCTTATAAAACCTTTACTTGCTCTTACGATTTAGAATATGGTAGCGACAAGGTGGAAATTCATCAAGATGCCTTTAGGGGCGTGAAAAATGCTAGAATTTTACTTGTAGATGACTTAATAGCCACAGGTGGCACAGCTTTAGCTTCTTATGAGTTGATTAAAAAAGCCGGAGGCGTGTGTGCAGAATCTTGCTTTTTGATTAATTTAAAGGATTTAAATGGTTGGAAAAAGCTCAATGCTCTTTGTCCTGTTTATAGCGTTTTGGAATTTTAG
- the rpiB gene encoding ribose 5-phosphate isomerase B, whose protein sequence is MLRERLYIASDHAGYELKTKLCTFFKEVQISFIDLGTNCDESCDYPDFAHLLASKIDEKSFGILICGSGIGISIAANRHKNIRCALCSESLSARLARKHNDANVLAFGGRLVGLDLAIDMIENFIKTPFDEGRHMKRIQKIEVE, encoded by the coding sequence ATGCTAAGAGAACGCCTTTATATAGCAAGTGACCATGCTGGATATGAGCTTAAAACTAAACTTTGCACCTTTTTTAAAGAGGTGCAAATCTCTTTTATCGACCTTGGAACAAATTGTGATGAAAGTTGCGATTATCCTGATTTTGCCCATTTGCTTGCAAGTAAGATAGATGAAAAAAGCTTTGGAATTTTGATTTGTGGCTCTGGTATAGGAATTTCCATAGCGGCAAACAGACACAAAAATATCCGCTGTGCCTTGTGTAGTGAAAGCTTGAGTGCAAGATTAGCTAGAAAACATAATGATGCAAATGTCTTGGCTTTTGGAGGGCGACTTGTGGGGCTTGATTTAGCCATAGATATGATAGAGAATTTTATAAAAACGCCTTTTGATGAGGGAAGACATATGAAAAGAATTCAAAAAATTGAGGTGGAATGA
- a CDS encoding pyridoxal phosphate-dependent aminotransferase has product MLSKKSQVLGESITLAITALANELKAEGEDILSFSAGEPDFDTPQTIKNAAIKAIERGCSKYTPVAGIKDVLNAVATKLKRDNGLSYETSEIITNVGAKHSLFQCLECLVDEGDEVIIPSPYWVSYPEMVKFAGGKCVFVDTKEENGFKITADELKNALSEKTKVFILNTPSNPVGCVYTKEELSALAKVLEGTKVVVLSDEMYEKLCYDGVEFHAFASVSEDAFNRCVTINGLSKCGAMPGWRFGYMASKIKGLVPAVKKLQGQSTSNICSISQYAAIPALLGECDEDIEMMRKAFERRRNVALEMLNKMENISVYKPSGAFYLFVNISKLEKDSMKFCQSLLEQKKVAVVPGVGFGMDGYFRFSYATSEENIIKGLERLGDFVKNYKA; this is encoded by the coding sequence ATGTTAAGTAAAAAATCTCAAGTCTTAGGGGAGTCCATAACTTTAGCTATCACTGCCCTTGCGAATGAGCTTAAAGCTGAGGGTGAGGATATACTTTCTTTTTCTGCAGGTGAGCCTGACTTTGACACTCCACAAACGATTAAAAATGCAGCAATTAAAGCCATAGAGAGGGGTTGTTCTAAATATACGCCAGTTGCAGGAATTAAAGATGTTTTAAATGCCGTAGCCACAAAACTTAAAAGAGATAATGGCTTAAGTTATGAAACGAGTGAAATTATCACAAATGTCGGTGCTAAACATTCGCTTTTTCAATGCCTAGAATGTCTTGTTGATGAAGGTGATGAGGTGATTATCCCTAGCCCTTATTGGGTGAGTTATCCTGAAATGGTCAAATTTGCAGGTGGAAAGTGCGTTTTTGTAGATACTAAGGAAGAAAACGGCTTTAAAATCACAGCTGATGAGCTTAAAAATGCTTTGAGTGAAAAAACTAAGGTTTTTATTTTAAACACTCCTTCAAATCCCGTTGGTTGCGTTTATACAAAAGAGGAGCTTAGTGCTTTAGCTAAGGTTTTGGAAGGGACAAAAGTCGTAGTTTTAAGTGATGAAATGTATGAAAAGCTTTGTTATGACGGAGTGGAATTTCACGCCTTTGCAAGTGTAAGCGAAGATGCATTCAATCGCTGCGTAACGATAAATGGCTTAAGTAAGTGCGGGGCTATGCCAGGATGGCGTTTTGGCTATATGGCAAGTAAAATTAAAGGTCTTGTTCCAGCTGTTAAAAAACTGCAAGGACAAAGCACTTCAAACATTTGCTCCATTTCGCAGTATGCTGCCATCCCAGCCTTGCTTGGCGAGTGTGATGAGGATATAGAAATGATGAGAAAAGCTTTTGAAAGACGCAGAAATGTCGCCCTTGAAATGCTAAATAAAATGGAAAATATCAGTGTTTATAAGCCAAGCGGTGCTTTTTATCTTTTTGTCAATATTTCTAAGCTTGAAAAAGATTCTATGAAATTTTGCCAGAGTTTGCTAGAGCAAAAGAAAGTTGCTGTTGTGCCTGGAGTAGGCTTTGGAATGGACGGGTATTTTAGATTTTCTTATGCGACAAGTGAGGAAAATATCATCAAAGGACTTGAAAGACTTGGCGATTTTGTAAAAAATTATAAGGCTTAA
- a CDS encoding DUF2972 domain-containing protein: MEEIKADKAFDTMKRLSKILHFNPPKEEDRAKFERKAWNDYTLFLPFTFYIDHKDFSHLKDKIKIIITEEPLNQLKDIKNLFLNENDLCYKELSINLEEKHYKLIQEDKEIRETLKNYFKEFVKVLDEKIRFRKDNAIKEQDVLDYFKANKTLALKFKNILDKELTHIKQTRPDIIQSWNYYKEFERICGEAN; encoded by the coding sequence ATGGAAGAAATTAAAGCAGATAAAGCCTTTGACACGATGAAAAGGCTTTCTAAAATTCTTCATTTTAATCCACCCAAAGAAGAAGATAGGGCTAAATTTGAACGCAAAGCTTGGAACGATTACACTCTTTTCCTACCCTTTACTTTTTACATCGACCATAAAGACTTTTCTCATCTTAAAGATAAAATTAAAATCATCATCACAGAAGAGCCTCTAAATCAACTAAAAGATATTAAAAATCTCTTCTTAAATGAAAATGATTTATGCTATAAAGAACTTAGCATTAATTTAGAAGAAAAACATTACAAACTTATCCAAGAAGATAAAGAAATAAGAGAAACACTCAAAAACTATTTTAAAGAATTTGTGAAAGTCTTAGATGAAAAGATAAGATTTAGAAAAGATAATGCCATTAAAGAACAAGATGTCTTAGACTATTTTAAAGCAAATAAAACTTTAGCCTTAAAATTTAAAAACATCCTAGATAAAGAACTCACCCATATCAAACAAACAAGACCAGATATTATACAAAGTTGGAATTATTATAAAGAATTTGAGAGGATTTGTGGGGAAGCAAATTAA